A stretch of the Mesorhizobium huakuii genome encodes the following:
- a CDS encoding GNAT family N-acetyltransferase, with protein sequence MKPMRTERLILRNWEDRDRKLFHRINSDEQVMEFFPFRRDRAAADAKMDEFRAWIEEDGYGFAAAEIAATGECIGFIGLLDTDHVPSLPAGTIEIGWRLAPEFWGKGYVTEASEAWLAYGFETLAVDEIVSFAVAENHRSTAVMKRLGMTADPSADFDHPSIPDSHPELKRHVLYRLSREDWQARKKAAR encoded by the coding sequence ATGAAACCCATGCGCACCGAGCGTCTGATCCTGCGCAACTGGGAGGATCGCGATCGCAAATTGTTCCATCGGATCAATTCCGACGAACAGGTCATGGAATTCTTTCCGTTCCGCCGCGACCGGGCCGCCGCCGACGCCAAGATGGACGAATTCCGCGCCTGGATCGAAGAGGACGGCTATGGCTTCGCCGCGGCCGAGATTGCCGCGACCGGCGAATGCATCGGTTTCATCGGCCTCCTCGATACCGATCATGTGCCATCCCTGCCGGCCGGCACGATCGAGATCGGCTGGCGGCTGGCGCCCGAATTCTGGGGCAAGGGCTATGTCACCGAGGCCTCGGAAGCCTGGCTGGCCTACGGTTTCGAGACATTGGCCGTCGACGAGATCGTTTCCTTTGCCGTCGCGGAAAACCACCGCTCGACCGCCGTCATGAAACGCCTCGGCATGACGGCCGACCCATCGGCTGACTTCGACCATCCCAGCATTCCCGACAGCCATCCGGAGCTCAAGCGGCATGTGCTCTACCGGCTTTCGCGCGAGGATTGGCAGGCAAGAAAAAAGGCGGCTCGTTAG
- a CDS encoding DegQ family serine endoprotease — protein sequence MTSTFLLRAARRTFIAGTAALLVGTVAVPSFVTPTFAADGPASVADLAQGVLGAVVNISTSQTVKGTEGPGAVPMPQLPEGSPFQDFFDDFFKNRGGDKDNGAQKVQSLGSGFVIDAEQGIVVTNNHVIADADDIEVNFSDGVTLKATLVGTDTKTDVAVLKVDPKGHKLTAVKFGDSTKMRVGDWVMAVGNPFGLGGTVTVGIVSARNRDINSGPYDDFIQTDAAINRGNSGGPLFNSAGEVIGINTAIISPSGGSIGIGFSIPSQLASGVVDQLRQFGETRRGWLGVRIQPVTDDIAESLGMATAKGALVAGVIKGGPVDNGTIQAGDVIIKFDGKDIHEMRDLPRVVAESPVGKAVDVLIVRKGVEQTVKVTLGRLEDGEKLASGENGNTDQQKGDKAPAVSTASVLGMTVGELNDETRKKFSIAADVSGVVITDVAKDSAAAERGIQPGEVITEIAQESVATPKDVMDRIGALKEQGRKNALLMLASKTGELRFVTIRMD from the coding sequence ATGACATCCACATTCCTTTTGCGCGCGGCACGGCGGACGTTCATCGCCGGTACGGCAGCGCTTCTTGTCGGTACTGTCGCCGTCCCGTCCTTCGTGACGCCGACCTTCGCGGCAGACGGACCTGCTTCGGTGGCCGACCTGGCGCAAGGCGTGCTCGGCGCGGTGGTCAACATCTCGACCTCGCAGACGGTGAAGGGCACGGAAGGGCCAGGTGCGGTGCCGATGCCGCAACTTCCCGAAGGCTCGCCCTTCCAGGACTTCTTCGACGACTTCTTCAAGAACCGCGGCGGCGACAAGGACAATGGCGCGCAGAAGGTGCAGTCGCTGGGATCCGGTTTCGTCATCGACGCCGAACAAGGCATAGTCGTCACCAACAACCACGTGATTGCGGACGCCGACGACATCGAGGTCAATTTCTCCGATGGCGTGACGCTGAAGGCGACGCTGGTCGGCACCGATACCAAGACCGACGTCGCGGTGCTGAAGGTCGATCCGAAAGGCCACAAGCTCACCGCGGTGAAATTCGGCGATTCCACCAAGATGCGCGTCGGCGACTGGGTGATGGCGGTCGGCAATCCATTTGGCCTAGGTGGCACGGTCACGGTCGGCATCGTCTCGGCCCGCAACCGCGACATCAATTCCGGTCCGTATGACGATTTCATCCAGACCGACGCAGCGATCAATCGCGGCAATTCGGGCGGACCGCTGTTCAACAGCGCCGGCGAGGTCATCGGCATCAACACGGCGATCATCTCGCCGTCCGGCGGCTCGATCGGCATCGGCTTCTCCATCCCCTCGCAGCTTGCCTCAGGCGTCGTCGACCAGTTGCGCCAGTTTGGCGAGACGCGGCGCGGCTGGCTCGGCGTGCGCATCCAGCCGGTGACGGACGACATCGCCGAGAGCCTCGGCATGGCGACTGCCAAGGGCGCGCTGGTCGCCGGCGTCATCAAGGGCGGACCGGTCGACAACGGCACCATCCAGGCCGGCGACGTCATCATCAAGTTCGACGGCAAGGACATCCATGAAATGCGCGACCTGCCGCGCGTCGTCGCGGAAAGCCCAGTCGGCAAGGCTGTCGACGTGCTGATCGTGCGCAAGGGTGTCGAGCAGACGGTGAAGGTCACGCTCGGCCGGCTCGAGGATGGTGAGAAGCTCGCCAGTGGCGAGAATGGCAATACCGATCAGCAAAAGGGCGACAAGGCTCCGGCCGTTTCGACCGCCTCGGTGCTCGGCATGACCGTCGGCGAACTCAATGACGAGACGCGCAAGAAGTTCAGCATTGCCGCCGATGTTTCCGGCGTCGTCATCACCGATGTGGCCAAGGACTCGGCCGCCGCCGAGCGCGGCATCCAGCCCGGCGAGGTGATTACGGAGATCGCGCAGGAATCGGTCGCCACGCCCAAGGACGTCATGGACCGGATCGGCGCGCTGAAGGAGCAGGGCCGCAAGAACGCGCTTCTGATGCTGGCGTCGAAGACCGGCGAGTTGCGGTTTGTGACGATCCGGATGGATTGA
- a CDS encoding DUF2065 domain-containing protein has product MQDFFAAIGLVLVIEGLVYGGFPSLAKKLAGEVLSMPENALRIAGLVAIAIGVGIVWLVRGG; this is encoded by the coding sequence GTGCAGGACTTTTTCGCAGCGATAGGCCTGGTCCTTGTCATTGAGGGCCTGGTCTATGGCGGCTTTCCCAGCTTGGCGAAGAAGCTCGCGGGCGAGGTGCTGTCGATGCCGGAGAATGCATTGCGGATCGCCGGGCTGGTCGCGATCGCCATCGGTGTCGGCATCGTCTGGCTGGTGCGGGGCGGATGA
- the hflC gene encoding protease modulator HflC — translation MANRLPVFVVIAAVILFLIYSSVFVVNARQQALVLRFGEIVDVKSEPGIYFKAPFSFFDADTVQLIENRVLRFDLDNIRVQVSGGKFYEVDAFIAYRISDPRVFRAAVSGQIELAEARLRTRLDAALRRVYGLRDFEAALSEERAVMMREVRDQLRPDATSLGLQIEDVRIRRTDLTAEVSQQTYDRMKAERLAEAARLRARGNEAAQRITARADREVVEIVAEAQKESEILRGEGEAQRSATFADAYKRDPAFFDFYRSMNAYGTALDNTGTTMVLSPNSEFFRFFRDPDGKEGPAKPPAAPAAPATAPAAPTTQPSTGQQ, via the coding sequence ATGGCCAACCGTCTTCCTGTCTTCGTCGTCATCGCCGCGGTCATCCTGTTCCTGATCTATTCCTCGGTCTTCGTGGTCAATGCGCGCCAGCAGGCGCTGGTGTTGCGCTTCGGCGAGATCGTCGACGTCAAGAGCGAGCCCGGCATCTACTTCAAGGCGCCGTTCTCGTTCTTCGACGCCGATACGGTGCAGCTGATCGAGAACAGGGTGCTGCGCTTCGATCTCGACAACATCCGCGTCCAGGTGTCGGGCGGCAAGTTCTATGAGGTCGATGCCTTCATCGCCTATCGCATTTCGGATCCGCGCGTCTTCCGTGCCGCGGTGTCCGGCCAGATCGAACTGGCTGAAGCGCGGCTGAGGACCCGTCTCGACGCTGCCTTGCGTCGCGTCTACGGTCTGCGCGACTTCGAGGCGGCGCTCTCGGAAGAGCGGGCGGTGATGATGCGCGAAGTGCGCGATCAGCTCCGGCCCGACGCCACCTCGCTCGGCCTGCAGATCGAGGATGTCCGCATCCGCCGCACCGACCTCACGGCCGAGGTTTCACAGCAGACCTACGACCGCATGAAGGCCGAACGCCTGGCAGAGGCCGCTCGGCTGCGGGCACGCGGCAATGAAGCGGCACAGCGCATCACGGCACGCGCCGATCGTGAAGTGGTCGAGATCGTTGCCGAAGCGCAGAAGGAGTCCGAGATCCTGCGCGGTGAGGGCGAAGCCCAGCGCAGTGCCACTTTCGCGGACGCCTACAAGCGCGACCCGGCCTTCTTCGATTTCTACCGGTCGATGAATGCTTATGGCACGGCGCTGGACAACACCGGGACGACCATGGTGCTGTCGCCGAATTCGGAGTTCTTCCGCTTCTTCCGCGATCCGGACGGCAAGGAAGGGCCGGCGAAGCCGCCAGCGGCTCCGGCTGCACCGGCGACGGCACCTGCCGCGCCGACGACACAACCCAGCACCGGCCAGCAATAG
- the hflK gene encoding FtsH protease activity modulator HflK has product MPWNDKSGGGGGPWGGGGNNQGPWGQGPKGPSGPQGSPPDLEDIIRRGQDRLRRALPGGGGASPAVFGLIAAVLVVLWAFQAVYTVQPDEVAVELRFGKPKPELSQPGLHFHWWPLETVETAKISEQLVDIGGGNTSGNGLMLSGDQNIVNVQFSVAYQVSDPRAYLFDVSDPDGMLRQVAESAMREAVGRRPAQDIFRDDRQGIAASVREIIQTTLDGYKAGLNINAVSIEDAAPPREVADAFDEVQRAEQDEDKFVEQANQYSNQKLGQARGEAAQIREDAAAYKNRVVQEAEGEAQRFISVYDEYAKAPDVTRKRLYLETMERVLKDSSKVIVEQGNGQGVVPYLPLPALQPRPPAPAAPAANTGGAQ; this is encoded by the coding sequence ATGCCCTGGAACGACAAGAGCGGCGGAGGCGGCGGCCCGTGGGGCGGCGGCGGCAACAATCAGGGACCCTGGGGGCAGGGGCCGAAGGGGCCAAGCGGCCCGCAGGGGTCGCCTCCCGACCTCGAAGACATCATCCGCCGCGGCCAGGACCGGCTGCGGCGGGCGCTGCCCGGTGGCGGCGGTGCCAGCCCGGCGGTGTTCGGGCTGATCGCTGCGGTGCTGGTCGTTCTGTGGGCATTCCAGGCCGTCTATACCGTGCAGCCAGACGAGGTCGCGGTCGAATTGCGCTTCGGCAAGCCGAAGCCTGAACTCTCCCAGCCTGGTCTGCATTTCCATTGGTGGCCGCTTGAAACCGTCGAGACGGCCAAGATTTCCGAGCAGCTCGTCGACATTGGCGGCGGCAACACCAGCGGCAACGGCCTGATGCTGTCGGGCGACCAGAACATCGTCAACGTGCAGTTTTCGGTGGCCTACCAGGTCTCCGATCCCCGCGCCTATCTGTTCGACGTCTCCGACCCGGACGGCATGCTGCGGCAGGTTGCCGAAAGCGCAATGCGCGAAGCCGTCGGCCGCCGGCCGGCGCAGGACATTTTTCGTGATGACCGCCAGGGCATAGCGGCCTCGGTGCGCGAGATCATCCAGACGACGCTGGACGGCTACAAGGCCGGCCTCAACATCAACGCCGTCTCTATCGAGGACGCAGCACCGCCGCGCGAAGTGGCCGATGCGTTCGACGAAGTGCAGCGCGCCGAGCAGGACGAGGACAAGTTCGTCGAGCAGGCCAACCAATACTCCAACCAGAAGCTCGGCCAGGCACGCGGCGAGGCGGCACAGATCCGCGAAGACGCGGCCGCCTACAAGAACCGTGTGGTGCAGGAAGCCGAAGGTGAGGCCCAGCGCTTCATCTCGGTCTATGACGAATATGCAAAGGCACCCGATGTCACGCGCAAACGCCTTTATCTGGAAACCATGGAGAGAGTTCTGAAGGACTCGAGCAAGGTCATCGTCGAGCAGGGCAACGGACAAGGCGTCGTGCCCTATCTGCCGCTGCCGGCATTGCAGCCCAGACCGCCGGCTCCGGCCGCACCTGCCGCGAACACGGGAGGTGCCCAGTGA
- a CDS encoding dihydrofolate reductase, which translates to MHVAIYVAIAENNVIGRDGGLPWRLSTDLKRFKADTMGKPIIMGRKTYEGIGRPLPGRLNIVVTRDKSWRAEGIEVAHTLEAAIQLATVRGRCMTGVDEVCIIGGGEIYAQALPLADRLHVTHVLAAVDGDAHFPPIDLQIWRAVSSQEVPAGEKDSHATRYSVYERRRPIL; encoded by the coding sequence ATGCATGTTGCGATCTACGTCGCCATTGCCGAGAACAACGTGATCGGCCGGGACGGCGGATTGCCCTGGCGGCTGTCCACCGATCTCAAGCGTTTCAAGGCCGACACGATGGGCAAGCCCATCATCATGGGCCGCAAGACCTATGAAGGCATTGGCCGCCCGCTACCAGGCCGGCTGAACATCGTCGTCACCCGCGACAAGAGCTGGCGCGCCGAGGGCATCGAAGTGGCGCATACGCTTGAGGCGGCGATTCAGCTGGCAACGGTGCGCGGACGCTGCATGACCGGCGTCGACGAGGTCTGCATCATCGGCGGTGGCGAGATCTATGCGCAGGCGCTGCCGCTGGCCGACCGGCTGCACGTCACCCATGTGCTGGCCGCCGTCGATGGCGACGCGCATTTCCCGCCGATCGACCTTCAGATATGGCGCGCGGTCAGTTCGCAGGAGGTTCCAGCCGGGGAAAAGGACAGCCACGCGACACGCTATTCGGTTTACGAGCGCCGCCGCCCAATACTTTGA
- a CDS encoding DUF4424 domain-containing protein gives MLRYVLTTVLALSAAPALANDSVAELGTGGLILSRSDAVAMQSEDLFISPEKVTVDYVFHNNTDKDVDAIVAFPMPDISGDPEEMPAIPENQSDNFLGFEVTIDGAPAEPQLEQKVFALGIDISADLKAQNVPFNPFGDAAKAALAKLPKAVADDWVNRGIIIEDPEGDSDQSATPSYAPWWQLRSTYWWRSTFPANKDVHVSHRYKPSVGGTSSVSFFNEGQFQGSYAAYKTRYCMDDTFENAVRKAAKDNPDGYPKFYESRIAYILTTGGNWAAGTIGKFKLTIDKGNAKALVSFCGDNVKKVGPTTFEMTASDFYPEHDIDILLLEPSDNNGGEAN, from the coding sequence ATGCTGCGATATGTTCTTACCACCGTGCTGGCCCTGTCGGCAGCACCAGCATTGGCCAACGATTCGGTTGCCGAGCTCGGCACCGGTGGCCTGATCCTGTCGCGCAGCGATGCAGTCGCGATGCAAAGCGAGGACCTCTTTATCTCGCCCGAGAAGGTGACGGTCGACTACGTCTTCCACAACAACACCGACAAGGATGTCGACGCGATCGTCGCTTTTCCGATGCCTGACATTTCGGGCGATCCGGAAGAAATGCCGGCGATCCCTGAAAACCAGAGCGACAACTTTTTGGGCTTCGAGGTGACGATCGACGGTGCGCCGGCAGAGCCTCAGCTCGAGCAGAAGGTGTTCGCGCTCGGCATCGACATCAGCGCCGACCTCAAGGCGCAGAATGTACCGTTCAACCCGTTCGGCGATGCCGCCAAGGCGGCGCTGGCGAAGCTGCCAAAGGCGGTCGCCGACGACTGGGTCAACCGCGGCATCATCATCGAGGATCCGGAAGGCGACAGCGACCAAAGCGCCACACCGTCCTACGCGCCATGGTGGCAGCTGCGCTCGACCTATTGGTGGCGTTCGACCTTTCCGGCCAACAAAGACGTCCATGTTTCGCACCGCTACAAGCCGAGCGTCGGCGGCACGTCCTCGGTCAGTTTCTTCAATGAGGGCCAGTTCCAGGGCTCATACGCCGCCTACAAGACCCGCTACTGCATGGACGACACGTTCGAGAACGCGGTGCGCAAGGCGGCGAAGGACAATCCGGACGGTTATCCCAAATTCTACGAAAGCCGCATCGCCTATATACTGACCACGGGCGGCAACTGGGCGGCGGGCACGATCGGCAAGTTCAAGCTGACCATCGACAAGGGCAACGCAAAAGCCCTGGTCTCGTTCTGCGGCGACAATGTCAAAAAGGTTGGGCCGACAACCTTCGAGATGACCGCGAGCGATTTTTACCCAGAGCACGACATCGATATCCTGCTGCTCGAACCATCGGACAACAATGGCGGGGAAGCCAACTGA
- the cobF gene encoding precorrin-6A synthase (deacetylating) — MRKLLVIGIGAGNPNHMTVQAISGLNRADVLFIPDKGAKKNDLAELRRDICDRFVTNPKSRRVEFDVPVRAEPASSYRSTVDDWHEAIAAIYESLIRDEIAENGCGAFLIWGDPSLYDSALRILERVRLRDNVAFELEVIPGITAIQALAASHRVALNRIGDSVLITTGRRLTEEGLPANAGSAVVMLDGKCAFNTLADKDVFIQWGAYLGTPDEIILSGRLGDVGAEIEKVREEARRQKGWIMDTYLLRKPGEPKEN; from the coding sequence ATGCGCAAGCTTCTCGTCATCGGCATCGGCGCCGGCAATCCCAACCATATGACCGTGCAGGCCATATCAGGCCTGAACCGTGCCGATGTGCTGTTCATCCCAGACAAGGGCGCCAAGAAGAACGACCTTGCCGAATTGCGGCGCGATATCTGCGACCGCTTCGTCACCAACCCGAAATCGCGCCGCGTCGAATTCGACGTCCCGGTGCGCGCCGAGCCGGCGTCTTCCTATCGCTCCACCGTCGACGACTGGCACGAAGCCATCGCCGCCATCTATGAAAGCCTGATCCGCGACGAGATTGCGGAGAATGGCTGCGGCGCCTTCCTGATATGGGGCGACCCTTCGCTCTACGACAGCGCGTTGCGCATCCTCGAGCGCGTGCGCCTGAGGGATAATGTCGCCTTCGAGCTGGAGGTCATCCCCGGCATCACCGCCATCCAGGCACTTGCCGCCAGCCACAGAGTGGCGCTGAACCGTATCGGCGATTCCGTATTGATCACCACCGGCCGCCGGCTGACCGAGGAAGGCTTGCCCGCCAATGCAGGCTCGGCAGTGGTCATGCTCGATGGCAAATGCGCGTTCAACACGCTGGCCGACAAGGATGTCTTTATCCAGTGGGGTGCCTATCTCGGCACACCGGACGAGATCATTCTCTCGGGCCGCCTCGGCGATGTCGGCGCCGAGATCGAAAAAGTCCGCGAGGAAGCCCGCCGGCAAAAGGGCTGGATCATGGACACCTATCTGCTGCGCAAGCCCGGCGAGCCGAAAGAGAATTAA
- a CDS encoding winged helix-turn-helix domain-containing protein, protein MPSLSLRINLDPDGRIGPGKIELLEHIATFGSISAAARGMEMSYKHAWDLVEDMNRVFGKPLVAAQTGGRRGGGAQLTAIGLAVVSRFRAIERAATAAAATHMDALQAEIDAG, encoded by the coding sequence ATGCCATCGCTGAGCTTGCGGATAAATCTCGATCCAGACGGGCGCATCGGTCCGGGCAAGATCGAGCTTCTCGAGCACATCGCCACTTTCGGCTCGATCTCGGCCGCCGCGCGCGGCATGGAGATGTCCTATAAGCACGCCTGGGACCTGGTCGAGGACATGAACCGGGTGTTCGGCAAGCCGCTGGTGGCGGCGCAGACCGGCGGCCGCAGGGGCGGCGGCGCGCAACTGACGGCCATTGGCCTTGCGGTGGTCAGCCGTTTCCGCGCCATCGAGCGCGCGGCCACCGCAGCGGCTGCGACGCATATGGATGCGCTGCAGGCGGAAATAGATGCGGGGTGA
- the modC gene encoding molybdenum ABC transporter ATP-binding protein: MSVLVDIGHRLGDVAIEARFESAGRLTALFGPSGSGKTSLINMIAGLIRPDKGRIAVDGRVLVDTDAGIFMPKHKRRIGMVFQDARLFPHMSVAGNLRYGRWFTPAKERYADMDAVVELLGIGPLLNRRPAKLSGGEKQRVAIGRALLASPKLLLMDEPLASLDEARKAEILPYIERLRDETKIPIVYVSHSVAEVARLASDVVMLAQGKVVASGPTEAVMQRLDLLPAEERGEGGAVLDTKVLSHDEAFGMTVLGSAAGEIRVPRVPMKPGAPVRIRIRARDVMIATERPTGLSALNILPGTIVAIRPGEGPAVEVGIDCNGAAVLARITEQSRQALKLRLGGKVFAVVKTVSFDRANTGAGLPLEVDG, from the coding sequence ATGAGTGTGCTGGTCGACATCGGCCATCGGCTCGGCGATGTCGCCATCGAGGCGCGCTTCGAGAGCGCCGGGCGGCTGACGGCGCTGTTCGGGCCGTCAGGCTCCGGCAAGACCTCGCTCATCAACATGATCGCCGGGCTGATCCGGCCCGACAAGGGCCGCATCGCGGTCGACGGCCGCGTGCTGGTCGACACCGATGCCGGCATTTTCATGCCGAAGCACAAGCGCCGCATCGGCATGGTGTTCCAGGACGCGCGTCTGTTCCCGCATATGAGCGTGGCCGGCAATCTGCGCTACGGCCGCTGGTTTACACCGGCGAAGGAGCGTTACGCCGACATGGATGCCGTCGTCGAACTGCTCGGCATCGGCCCGCTGCTGAACAGGCGCCCGGCAAAGCTGTCTGGCGGCGAAAAGCAGCGCGTGGCGATCGGCAGGGCGCTGCTGGCCAGTCCGAAACTACTGCTCATGGACGAGCCGCTGGCCTCGCTCGACGAAGCGCGCAAGGCGGAGATCCTGCCCTATATCGAACGATTGCGCGACGAGACGAAGATCCCGATCGTCTATGTCAGCCATTCGGTCGCCGAGGTAGCGCGGCTGGCGAGCGACGTGGTGATGCTGGCGCAAGGCAAGGTCGTTGCCAGCGGACCGACCGAGGCGGTGATGCAAAGGCTCGATTTGTTGCCGGCGGAAGAGCGCGGCGAGGGCGGTGCGGTGCTGGACACGAAAGTGCTAAGTCACGATGAGGCTTTCGGCATGACCGTGCTTGGCTCGGCCGCTGGCGAGATCCGCGTACCGCGTGTTCCTATGAAGCCCGGGGCTCCCGTGCGTATCCGCATTCGGGCTCGCGATGTGATGATCGCCACGGAGAGACCGACAGGCCTCAGCGCGCTCAATATCCTGCCCGGCACGATCGTCGCGATCCGTCCGGGCGAGGGGCCGGCGGTCGAGGTCGGTATCGACTGCAATGGCGCAGCCGTGCTCGCCCGCATCACCGAGCAGTCGCGGCAGGCGCTGAAACTGCGGCTCGGCGGCAAGGTTTTCGCGGTGGTCAAGACAGTGAGCTTCGACCGGGCCAACACCGGCGCCGGCCTGCCGCTCGAGGTCGATGGCTGA
- the modB gene encoding molybdate ABC transporter permease subunit, translated as MTWLLDLTPDEWNAVRLSIKVATVAMLFSLPPGILIALLLARGQFWGKTLLNGVVHLPLILPPVVTGYLLLLTFGKRGPAGAFLAEHFGIVFSFRWTGAALACGVMGFPLMVRAIRLSIEAVDRKMEAAAGTLGANPLWVFATITLPLILPGLIAGAILAFAKAMGEFGATITFVSNIPGETQTLPSAIYTFTQVPGGDEGALRLTLISIVISMAALVASEVLARRVGRRMDIE; from the coding sequence ATGACCTGGCTGCTGGACCTCACTCCCGACGAATGGAATGCGGTCCGGCTGTCCATCAAGGTGGCGACTGTGGCGATGCTTTTCAGCCTGCCGCCAGGTATTCTGATTGCGCTGCTGCTGGCTCGCGGACAGTTCTGGGGCAAGACGCTGCTCAACGGTGTGGTTCACCTGCCGCTGATCCTGCCGCCCGTGGTGACCGGCTATCTCCTGCTGTTGACCTTCGGCAAGCGCGGCCCGGCCGGCGCCTTTCTGGCTGAGCATTTCGGCATCGTCTTCTCGTTCCGCTGGACGGGTGCGGCACTCGCTTGCGGCGTCATGGGCTTCCCCTTGATGGTGCGGGCGATCCGGCTGTCAATCGAGGCGGTGGACCGCAAGATGGAGGCGGCGGCGGGAACGTTGGGCGCCAATCCTTTGTGGGTGTTCGCCACCATCACGCTGCCGCTGATCCTGCCCGGGCTGATCGCCGGCGCCATCCTGGCCTTCGCCAAGGCGATGGGTGAGTTCGGCGCAACCATCACCTTCGTCTCCAACATTCCGGGCGAAACGCAGACGCTGCCGTCAGCGATCTATACTTTCACGCAGGTGCCGGGCGGCGATGAGGGCGCATTGCGGCTGACATTGATCTCGATCGTCATCTCGATGGCGGCACTGGTCGCCTCGGAAGTGCTGGCGCGGCGCGTCGGCCGGCGGATGGACATCGAATGA
- the modA gene encoding molybdate ABC transporter substrate-binding protein, with translation MTRKGFGLRAIAIGGFAAALMAAVPAAHAEDKVVVFAAASLKDALDAVNKACEADVGEAATVSYAASSALAKQIEGGAPADVFISADLDWMKYLSDKKLTKPDTEVKLLGNEIVLVAPKDSTVETKIEKGFDLAKLVGDGKLAMGDFKAVPAGKYGKAALESLGVWSSVEGKVAQAENVRAALKLVSTGEAALGIVYATDAHAEKGVKVIGTFPEDSHPPIIYPVAQTADSKDKDTPAFLKCLQSAKAGALFKEQGFTVLTPSN, from the coding sequence ATGACGCGCAAAGGTTTTGGATTGAGGGCGATCGCCATTGGCGGTTTTGCGGCGGCGTTGATGGCGGCGGTGCCGGCCGCACATGCGGAAGACAAGGTCGTGGTGTTTGCCGCGGCCAGCCTCAAGGACGCGCTCGATGCGGTGAACAAGGCCTGCGAGGCCGATGTCGGCGAGGCCGCGACCGTCTCCTATGCGGCGAGTTCGGCACTCGCCAAGCAGATCGAGGGCGGGGCACCGGCCGACGTCTTTATCTCGGCCGACCTCGACTGGATGAAATATCTCTCCGACAAGAAGCTGACCAAGCCCGACACCGAGGTGAAGCTGCTCGGCAACGAGATCGTGCTGGTGGCGCCGAAGGACTCGACGGTTGAAACCAAGATCGAGAAGGGTTTCGACCTCGCCAAGCTGGTCGGTGACGGCAAGCTCGCCATGGGTGACTTCAAGGCGGTGCCGGCCGGCAAGTACGGCAAGGCAGCACTGGAATCGCTCGGCGTCTGGTCCTCGGTCGAGGGCAAGGTGGCGCAGGCCGAAAACGTCCGCGCGGCGCTCAAGCTGGTTTCAACAGGTGAGGCCGCTCTCGGCATCGTCTATGCCACCGACGCGCATGCCGAAAAGGGCGTCAAGGTGATCGGCACCTTCCCCGAGGATTCGCATCCGCCGATCATCTATCCGGTTGCCCAGACCGCCGATTCGAAGGACAAGGATACGCCGGCTTTCCTGAAATGCCTGCAGTCCGCCAAGGCCGGCGCGCTCTTTAAGGAACAGGGTTTTACCGTGCTCACGCCGAGCAACTGA
- a CDS encoding TOBE domain-containing protein, translating to MKISARNILKGTITEIVKGATTSHVRIDIGGGAIVTASITNEAVADLKLEKGKQAYAVVKASDVMVGID from the coding sequence ATGAAGATCAGCGCCCGCAACATCCTCAAGGGAACGATCACCGAGATCGTCAAGGGAGCCACCACTTCGCATGTCAGGATCGACATCGGCGGCGGCGCTATCGTCACCGCCTCGATCACCAACGAAGCCGTCGCCGATCTCAAGCTCGAAAAAGGCAAGCAGGCCTATGCCGTGGTCAAGGCCTCGGACGTGATGGTCGGCATCGACTGA